TTGTGAACTTCAATCATCAGGCCGTCCGCTCCGACAGCCACCGCCGCTTTGGAGAGCGCTTCCACCATCCACCACATACCAGCGGCATGGCTAGGATCCACCACTACCGGCAGATGGCTCAAATGCTTGACTGCCAACACAGCGCTCAAGTCCAAGGTATTACGCGTATAGGTCTCAAAGGTACGAATGCCTCGTTCACAAAGAATGACCTGCTCATTACCGCCCGCCATAATGTATTCTGCCGACATCAGCCATTCTTCAATGGTAGAGGACAGACCGCGCTTGAGCAGCACCGGCTTATTTACTTCCCCTACGGCTTTTAACAATTCATAGTTTTGCATATTACGGGTGCCGATTTGGATCACATCGACATCGTCGACGAAACGGTCCAATTGGTCTGTAGAAACCAGCTCGCTCACAATAGGCAAGCCCGTTGCTTTCCGAGCCAGCTTCAGCAGCTCCAGACCTTCTTCCTGCATTCCCTGGAAGCTATACGGTGACGATCTTGGTTTATAGGCGCCGCCTCTCAGGAAGGTCGCGCCGGAAGCTTGCACTTGTTTGGCAATGCCGACGATCTGTTCCTCGCTTTCCACCGAACAAGGTCCGGCAATCACTGCGAGCCCGCCACCGCCAATACAACTGTTGCCTACCCGAATCGCCGTATCCAACGGATGGAACAGTCGGTTTGCTTTCTTATAAGGATCTTGAACCGCCAATACCTTTTCTACGCAGCGGAAGGACATGACCTGTTCCCGATCCACCTTATGGGTTTCGCCGACAAGCCCCAAAATATCTTGAAATGCGCCTTTTGTCGGCCACACTTCGCAGCCTGCTTCCTGCAGCACCTCGCGCAACACCGCTACCTCTTCTTCTTTAGCCCCGGGCGTCAATACAATAACCATCTTTGTTTCCTCCTTTTTAAAAATCGATTGTCACTGCAGAACACAGGGACGAAAAAAGCCGCTCCCAAAATTCAGGAGCGACTCGCGCGGTACCACCCTGTTTGGCTGCTGACAAACAAAAAAGGATGCTACTCCGGGACGAGCTTGCGCTCGCGGTACCACCCCTTCTGGCTTGCAAATAAAAAAGAAGCAGTAACCGGGACGAGCTTGCGCTCGTGGTACCACCCTTATTGACAACAGCCCACTTAAATCCCTTAACGCGGGAACTCGGCCAAGCCTACTCGCTATTCTTTCAGCCCGCTGCTCCGGAATGAACTTCACCTTTCCGCCCCGTCGGATTTTCACCAACCATCCGCTCTCTGCACAGTTGAGAAAAGCTACTCTTTCCTTCTTCGCATTTCTATTTTTTAATTGTTTTTAGTATACATCGCGTTGCATTCATAGTCAAGTGTAAATTTCAAAATTACATTTTTATTTTCACAACGATACTAATTGTTTGTTTTGTTAACTAGCGGTTAGGTACAAATACAAAAGAACATGATTTATTCTACTCCTTCGGACAACCTCCATCTACTC
The nucleotide sequence above comes from uncultured Anaeromusa sp.. Encoded proteins:
- the aroF gene encoding 3-deoxy-7-phosphoheptulonate synthase, whose amino-acid sequence is MVIVLTPGAKEEEVAVLREVLQEAGCEVWPTKGAFQDILGLVGETHKVDREQVMSFRCVEKVLAVQDPYKKANRLFHPLDTAIRVGNSCIGGGGLAVIAGPCSVESEEQIVGIAKQVQASGATFLRGGAYKPRSSPYSFQGMQEEGLELLKLARKATGLPIVSELVSTDQLDRFVDDVDVIQIGTRNMQNYELLKAVGEVNKPVLLKRGLSSTIEEWLMSAEYIMAGGNEQVILCERGIRTFETYTRNTLDLSAVLAVKHLSHLPVVVDPSHAAGMWWMVEALSKAAVAVGADGLMIEVHNEPERARCDGAQSLKPERFDRLMGQLQRLSALEESAM